CTGAATACGATTGAGCGACGCGACATCATCATTAGCTTGTTGAATGAAGAACACGCACCGGTTTTGAGCTGGAAAATTAAGAATGCTTGGCCTGTGAAAGTTCAAAGCACTGATCTGAAATCTGATGGAAACGAGGTGGCCATAGAAACACTTGAGCTAGCCCACGAAGGTTTATCAATGGAAATGAGCTAAACAAGATAAAACATGGACTTTACTTATCCACCAGTTGGATTTCACTTTTCGGTTGTATTTGAATTATTGCCACAGTTGCCCAACGACTTCCGCTTTCAGGAAGTTGGCGGGTTAACAGTTGATGTGGAAACGGAAGAATATAAAGAGGGAGGTGAAAACCGGTTCGTTCATCAACTACCAACCCGCACGAAATATCACAACATTGAGCTGAAGCGGGGAATGTTTATGGGCTCCGGAATATTGCTGTGGTGTCGTAATGCTATTGAAAGCTTCAATTTTCAACCTACAAATCTAACGATTGCGCTATTAAATGAAGATCATATTCCGGTTGCTGCCTGGTATGTCGTAAATGCTTATCCGGTTTCCTGGTCGGTCTCAGACTT
The window above is part of the uncultured Sunxiuqinia sp. genome. Proteins encoded here:
- a CDS encoding phage tail protein; this encodes MDFTYPPVGFHFSVVFELLPQLPNDFRFQEVGGLTVDVETEEYKEGGENRFVHQLPTRTKYHNIELKRGMFMGSGILLWCRNAIESFNFQPTNLTIALLNEDHIPVAAWYVVNAYPVSWSVSDFNAMENKVVLESIKLQYNYFKILAI